From the genome of Haloarcula limicola, one region includes:
- a CDS encoding nucleotide sugar dehydrogenase, whose protein sequence is MSESVSHRTGEQSARPEGEQICVVGLGYVGMPLALAFDDEGFEVTGFDIDPELVETLSDGNDPTGEAGHDRVAESDVSFTAQPDNIVRADYVILTVPTPVDNTQNPNLDFVKGAARTVGEHISEDTTVILESTVYPGVTESELAPIIEEESGLTAGEEFNLGYSPERLSPGDGGKTLEEVVKIVSGDTDETLEDVATLYETVVDAGVYRAPSIQTAEAAKVIENVQRDINIALMNELAIICDHMDVDTHEVLDAAGTKWNFHDYRPGLVGGHCIPVDPLYLAHGSERAGYTPSLILQGREVNEYMPKHAAELTMRGLNEAGKVLKDSSVLVLGLSYKPNVGDIRTSEVDEVITELETYGIDVEGYDPHAQDDAMAEHFGIPIQDTPDFEGFDAVFLATPHDEFDRFDLSKVAGALNDDPVLIDVMADVDEADATEAGFIYDHL, encoded by the coding sequence ATGAGCGAATCAGTCTCACACAGAACAGGCGAACAGAGCGCCCGTCCCGAGGGCGAACAGATATGCGTCGTCGGACTCGGCTACGTCGGCATGCCGCTCGCGCTGGCGTTCGACGACGAGGGGTTCGAGGTCACCGGCTTCGACATCGACCCCGAACTCGTCGAGACGCTCAGCGACGGCAACGACCCGACCGGCGAGGCCGGTCACGACCGGGTCGCCGAGAGCGACGTCTCCTTCACCGCACAGCCCGACAACATCGTGCGCGCTGACTACGTCATCCTCACGGTGCCGACGCCCGTCGACAACACGCAGAACCCGAACTTGGACTTCGTGAAGGGCGCGGCCCGCACCGTCGGCGAACACATCTCCGAGGACACGACCGTCATCCTCGAATCGACGGTCTACCCCGGCGTGACCGAGTCCGAACTCGCCCCCATCATCGAGGAGGAGTCCGGACTGACCGCCGGCGAGGAGTTCAACCTCGGCTACTCGCCCGAGCGCCTCTCGCCCGGCGACGGGGGCAAGACCTTAGAGGAGGTCGTGAAGATCGTCAGCGGCGACACCGACGAGACGCTCGAGGACGTGGCCACGCTCTACGAGACGGTCGTCGACGCGGGCGTCTACCGCGCGCCGAGCATCCAGACCGCCGAGGCGGCGAAGGTGATCGAGAACGTCCAGCGCGACATCAACATCGCGCTGATGAACGAACTCGCCATCATCTGTGACCACATGGACGTCGACACCCACGAGGTGTTAGACGCCGCCGGGACGAAGTGGAACTTCCACGACTACCGGCCCGGCCTCGTCGGCGGCCACTGCATCCCGGTGGACCCGCTGTACCTCGCTCACGGCTCCGAGCGCGCGGGCTACACGCCGAGTCTCATCCTGCAGGGCCGCGAGGTCAACGAGTACATGCCGAAACACGCCGCCGAGCTCACGATGCGCGGGCTCAACGAGGCCGGGAAGGTCCTCAAGGACTCCTCGGTGCTCGTCCTCGGGCTCTCCTATAAGCCGAACGTCGGCGACATCCGCACCTCCGAGGTGGACGAGGTCATCACCGAACTGGAGACCTACGGCATCGACGTCGAGGGGTACGACCCCCACGCCCAGGACGACGCGATGGCCGAGCACTTCGGGATCCCCATTCAGGACACGCCGGACTTCGAGGGCTTCGACGCCGTCTTCCTGGCGACGCCCCACGACGAGTTCGACCGCTTCGACCTCTCGAAGGTCGCGGGCGCGCTCAACGACGATCCGGTGCTCATCGACGTGATGGCGGACGTAGACGAGGCCGACGCGACCGAGGCCGGCTTCATCTACGACCACCTCTAA
- a CDS encoding DUF7344 domain-containing protein, whose translation MAVTAEQTDDVSTQSETDTADDGDDAPTAISKDDLFHVLQNERRRRVLAYIIHNDGPFEMRTIAEQVAAWEHDTTVRQLMSDERQRVYIALYQSHLPKLDDIGLIEYNQSRGVVEATALLDSVSKYVDSPEVAARSDDTVSIDDADEPEAADVDDDAEDDADAPAGVSQHAAFMGVTTVSLLLTAGVWSQAIPSTLLSGLQTAVVVTALFALTSVASAWT comes from the coding sequence ATGGCTGTAACCGCAGAGCAGACCGACGACGTTTCGACCCAGAGCGAGACAGACACTGCGGACGACGGGGACGACGCGCCCACGGCGATCTCGAAAGACGACCTCTTTCACGTCCTCCAGAACGAGCGGCGGCGTCGCGTCCTCGCGTACATCATCCACAACGACGGTCCCTTCGAGATGCGGACGATCGCGGAGCAGGTGGCCGCGTGGGAACACGACACCACCGTCCGCCAGCTCATGTCCGACGAGCGCCAGCGGGTCTACATCGCGCTGTACCAGTCCCACCTGCCGAAGCTCGACGACATCGGTCTCATCGAGTACAATCAGAGCCGCGGGGTCGTCGAGGCGACGGCGCTGCTCGACAGCGTGAGCAAGTACGTGGACTCGCCGGAAGTGGCCGCGCGCTCGGACGACACGGTCTCCATCGACGACGCGGACGAGCCCGAGGCCGCCGACGTGGACGACGACGCCGAAGACGACGCGGACGCGCCCGCGGGCGTCAGCCAGCACGCCGCGTTCATGGGCGTGACGACGGTGAGCCTCCTCCTGACCGCCGGCGTCTGGTCCCAGGCGATCCCCTCGACGCTGCTCTCAGGCCTGCAGACGGCCGTCGTCGTCACCGCGCTGTTCGCACTGACCTCCGTCGCGTCCGCGTGGACGTAA
- a CDS encoding helix-turn-helix transcriptional regulator, whose amino-acid sequence MAAVVGVLVFGVGLSGCVGTVSAAPVDQPTDTRHAQSHAVEAADGLPCESVVASLAAATGSAKTETQEALDARFTSTNVFSPVSNPSVVLLASGGLLALVLLSLIRVRERLFGGGDSDGSDDDQEPWKPLTDADRVEQLLAENDGYMKQSEIVEQTEWSKAKVSRLLSRMADRDIIRKDKDGRENIIVLKHRG is encoded by the coding sequence ATGGCGGCCGTCGTCGGCGTGCTGGTCTTCGGCGTCGGCCTCTCGGGCTGCGTCGGCACGGTGAGCGCAGCACCGGTCGACCAGCCGACCGACACTCGACACGCTCAATCCCACGCCGTCGAAGCCGCCGACGGGCTCCCCTGTGAGTCCGTAGTCGCGAGCCTCGCGGCCGCGACGGGGTCGGCGAAGACCGAGACGCAAGAGGCGCTCGACGCTCGCTTCACCAGTACGAACGTGTTCTCGCCCGTCTCGAACCCCTCCGTCGTGTTGCTCGCGAGCGGCGGGCTCCTCGCGCTCGTCCTCCTCTCGCTCATCCGCGTCCGCGAACGCCTCTTCGGTGGCGGCGACTCCGACGGTTCGGACGACGACCAGGAGCCCTGGAAGCCGCTGACCGACGCCGACCGCGTCGAGCAGCTGCTCGCCGAGAACGACGGCTACATGAAGCAGTCGGAGATCGTCGAGCAGACCGAGTGGTCGAAGGCGAAAGTGAGCCGCCTCCTCTCGCGGATGGCCGACCGGGACATCATCCGGAAGGACAAGGACGGCCGCGAGAACATCATCGTCCTCAAGCATCGCGGATAG
- the glmS gene encoding glutamine--fructose-6-phosphate transaminase (isomerizing): protein MCGIIACVGTNDAVDRLITGLENLEYRGYDSAGIAVKNGHGVSIYKQSGQISDLKNTIVQNLPDGEIGIGHTRWSTHGPPTDENAHPHTAESERVAVVHNGIIENYEELKSDLRARGHEFESDTDTEVIPHLIEGYMDEGADAREAFERTIDSLEGSYATVALVEGHEKLLATRQDSPLVLGQQNGEYYLASDVPAFLEFTNQVSYLEDGDVAEVSAEGATITDANGEEVSRDIETVEWDPEETGKGAYDHFMLKEIDSQPESLRKTIQGRVDPEAGEVTLDALEEGDLEGVEQVHLVACGTSYHAAMFGSNLMNRRGIPATAHRANEYTDTIPVDGDTLTIAVTQSGETADTLTAIRRAEKKGAQTLAVTNVIGSTVAREVETPVYIRAGPEIGVAATKTFSSQAVTLSLLAEHFADDLPQGTPREDREEFLAALERLPEDIQRLLDTTEAERLSRHHLDKEAFFFIGHELNYSVALEGALKFKEITYEHAEGFPSGGLKHGPLALVTPETTIFTLLGSGPSTQTRSNAEEARARGANIVTVAPESVNVDDVADERLTIPDTHPDLTSLLANIQLQLVSYYTARQLERPIDKPRNLAKSVTVR from the coding sequence ATGTGTGGGATCATCGCCTGCGTCGGCACGAACGACGCGGTGGACCGGCTGATCACCGGCCTCGAGAACCTCGAGTACCGCGGCTACGACTCCGCCGGGATCGCCGTCAAGAACGGCCACGGCGTCTCGATATACAAGCAGTCGGGACAGATCAGCGACCTGAAGAACACGATCGTCCAGAACCTCCCCGACGGCGAGATCGGTATCGGTCACACCCGCTGGAGCACGCACGGCCCGCCCACGGACGAGAACGCGCACCCGCACACGGCCGAGTCCGAGCGGGTCGCCGTCGTCCACAACGGCATCATCGAGAACTACGAGGAGCTGAAGAGCGACCTGCGCGCGCGTGGGCACGAGTTCGAGAGCGACACGGACACCGAGGTCATCCCGCATCTCATCGAGGGGTACATGGACGAGGGCGCGGACGCGCGTGAGGCGTTCGAGCGCACGATCGACTCGCTCGAAGGGAGCTACGCGACGGTCGCGCTCGTCGAGGGCCACGAGAAGCTGCTGGCGACGCGACAGGACTCCCCGCTCGTCCTCGGCCAGCAGAACGGCGAGTACTATCTCGCCAGCGACGTCCCGGCGTTCCTGGAGTTCACCAATCAGGTCAGCTACCTCGAAGACGGCGACGTCGCCGAGGTCAGCGCCGAGGGCGCGACCATCACCGACGCCAACGGCGAGGAGGTCTCCCGCGATATCGAGACCGTCGAGTGGGACCCCGAGGAGACGGGCAAGGGCGCGTACGACCACTTCATGCTCAAGGAGATCGACAGCCAGCCCGAGTCGCTCCGCAAGACGATCCAGGGTCGGGTCGATCCCGAAGCGGGCGAGGTCACCCTCGATGCCCTCGAGGAAGGCGATCTGGAGGGCGTCGAACAGGTCCACCTCGTCGCCTGTGGGACCTCCTACCACGCGGCGATGTTCGGCAGTAACCTGATGAACCGCCGCGGCATCCCCGCGACGGCCCACCGGGCCAACGAGTACACCGATACCATCCCCGTCGACGGCGACACGCTGACGATCGCGGTGACACAGAGCGGCGAGACCGCCGACACGCTCACCGCGATTCGCCGCGCCGAGAAGAAGGGCGCACAGACGCTCGCGGTGACCAACGTCATCGGCTCGACGGTCGCACGCGAGGTCGAGACGCCGGTGTACATCCGCGCCGGCCCGGAGATCGGCGTCGCCGCCACCAAGACCTTCTCCTCGCAAGCGGTCACGCTGAGCCTGCTGGCCGAACACTTCGCGGACGACCTCCCGCAGGGGACGCCGCGGGAGGACCGCGAGGAGTTCCTCGCCGCGCTCGAACGCCTCCCCGAGGACATCCAGCGCCTCCTCGACACCACGGAGGCCGAGCGACTCAGCCGTCACCACCTCGATAAGGAGGCGTTCTTCTTCATCGGCCACGAACTGAACTACTCCGTCGCCCTCGAAGGCGCGCTGAAGTTCAAGGAGATCACCTACGAACACGCCGAGGGCTTCCCGTCGGGCGGCCTCAAACACGGCCCGCTGGCGCTGGTCACCCCCGAGACGACCATCTTCACCCTCCTCGGGTCCGGTCCCTCTACTCAGACTCGGAGCAACGCCGAGGAAGCGCGTGCCCGCGGAGCGAACATCGTTACGGTCGCCCCCGAATCCGTAAACGTAGACGACGTGGCCGACGAGCGGCTGACGATCCCGGACACGCATCCGGACCTCACCAGCCTGCTCGCGAACATTCAGCTGCAGTTGGTGTCGTACTACACGGCCAGACAGCTCGAACGGCCCATCGACAAGCCCCGCAACCTCGCAAAGAGCGTCACAGTCCGATAG
- a CDS encoding asparagine synthase-related protein, producing MNTEVFGVFGDREAFEQFAAPAKYDRVLEGREVTVGVSDVALGLPGRTQVYDDEDGLCVLWGEAFIDDAGSTSTAKHLYDAFGDRGADALGLVNGSYLAVIERAGTARVFTDQLRSWECYYTDAPGVRVFGSDAAHVGRTIDDASPDRGAIREFTHFGNVFTDRTAVEDLRRVPFDGFLGPDGTGELRRFVYRPAEFDYASELAERMERALERRSGLPGQNGLLLSAGYDSRIILSQIDDIDRCYSIGSTDADEVQVARLLADQYDAEHDILEVDASYLQTLYDVVQYTQGLRESVHIHHRGNDPEIRADSIYHGLFFDTMFRGYFLPRDGFEMFGLTFPRNRLEPDPDVASHYCDLLGCFPDPDVRERDWEMLDEAAGRQFAEETIRPAFEKCLDRADSVYNAIDLLGVKLKPTLPFRAHLADNYIESFIAADAELVEWHLMTPPEHRNDQVFLDALKQIDDDILHHRPPDRPHDSYRVNQVEKFLRRKLPVVDAFDTAWPDRDQIYANNNMDQQLFPETESIHELAPRTKLRINDVASWLDATLDHSVAPDEVIRAKR from the coding sequence ATGAACACCGAGGTATTCGGAGTATTCGGCGACCGCGAGGCGTTCGAGCAGTTCGCCGCTCCGGCGAAGTACGACCGCGTGTTGGAAGGGAGAGAGGTGACTGTCGGCGTCAGCGACGTCGCTCTCGGACTCCCCGGCCGGACGCAGGTCTACGACGACGAGGACGGTCTCTGCGTCCTCTGGGGCGAGGCGTTCATCGACGACGCCGGGAGCACGTCGACGGCGAAACACCTCTACGACGCGTTCGGCGACCGGGGGGCGGACGCCCTCGGCCTGGTCAACGGATCGTACCTAGCAGTCATCGAACGAGCGGGGACCGCGCGCGTCTTCACCGACCAGCTCCGCAGTTGGGAGTGTTACTACACCGACGCTCCGGGCGTTCGCGTCTTCGGGAGCGACGCCGCTCACGTCGGCCGCACCATCGACGACGCCTCGCCGGACCGGGGCGCGATACGCGAGTTCACGCACTTCGGGAACGTCTTCACCGACCGAACCGCGGTCGAGGATCTGAGGCGGGTGCCCTTCGACGGGTTTCTGGGCCCCGACGGGACCGGGGAGTTGCGCCGGTTCGTCTACCGGCCCGCGGAGTTCGATTACGCGAGCGAACTGGCCGAACGCATGGAGCGCGCGCTCGAGCGACGGAGCGGCCTCCCCGGCCAGAACGGCCTCTTATTGAGCGCCGGATACGACTCCCGGATAATCCTCTCGCAGATCGACGACATCGACCGCTGTTACTCCATCGGTTCTACGGACGCCGACGAGGTACAGGTCGCCCGCCTGCTCGCCGATCAGTACGACGCCGAGCACGACATCTTGGAAGTGGACGCCAGCTATCTCCAGACGCTGTACGACGTGGTCCAGTACACGCAGGGGCTACGCGAGTCAGTCCACATCCACCACCGCGGCAACGACCCCGAGATACGGGCCGATAGCATCTACCACGGGCTGTTTTTCGATACGATGTTCCGCGGGTATTTCCTCCCTCGGGACGGGTTCGAGATGTTCGGGCTCACGTTCCCGCGCAATCGACTCGAACCGGACCCGGACGTGGCCAGCCACTACTGCGACCTGTTGGGTTGCTTCCCGGACCCAGACGTCCGCGAACGGGATTGGGAGATGCTCGACGAAGCGGCCGGGCGGCAGTTCGCCGAGGAGACGATACGGCCGGCCTTCGAGAAGTGCCTCGACCGAGCGGACTCGGTGTACAACGCCATCGATTTACTGGGGGTCAAGCTGAAACCGACCCTGCCGTTCCGAGCGCACCTGGCCGACAACTACATCGAGAGTTTCATCGCCGCCGACGCGGAGTTGGTCGAGTGGCACCTGATGACGCCACCGGAGCACCGCAACGACCAGGTGTTCCTCGACGCGCTCAAGCAGATAGACGACGATATCCTCCACCACCGACCGCCCGACCGCCCCCACGACTCCTATCGGGTCAACCAGGTAGAGAAGTTCCTGCGACGGAAGCTTCCCGTCGTCGACGCGTTCGATACGGCGTGGCCGGACCGCGACCAGATCTACGCCAACAACAACATGGACCAGCAGCTGTTCCCCGAGACCGAGTCCATCCACGAACTCGCTCCGCGGACGAAGCTCCGCATCAACGACGTCGCGAGTTGGCTCGACGCCACGCTCGACCACTCGGTCGCCCCCGACGAAGTGATTCGAGCGAAGCGGTGA
- a CDS encoding DUF7344 domain-containing protein, with the protein MQNPTEQSELEDELAETDDATRVRDLAKDDIFHLLQNRRRRDALRYLEGEDEEVRMRDLAEQVAAWEHDTTVQALTSDERQRVYIALYQSHLPKLDDEGVIEYNQSRGIVKRTAVADQLSPYLDADEDDADESAEEPDGSNAPYYSGALGLSTLVVGSAAAGLALPTMLAVTVVGLVALTLFTMVTNGVLA; encoded by the coding sequence ATGCAGAACCCTACCGAGCAGTCCGAGCTCGAAGACGAACTCGCCGAGACCGACGACGCCACGCGTGTGCGTGATCTGGCTAAGGACGATATCTTCCACCTCCTGCAGAACCGCCGTCGCCGCGACGCGCTCCGCTATCTCGAGGGGGAAGACGAGGAAGTCCGCATGCGCGACCTCGCGGAGCAGGTGGCCGCGTGGGAGCACGACACGACGGTACAGGCGCTGACCAGCGACGAGCGCCAGCGGGTCTACATCGCGCTGTACCAGTCCCACCTGCCGAAGCTCGACGACGAGGGCGTCATCGAGTACAACCAGAGCCGCGGGATCGTCAAGCGCACGGCCGTCGCCGACCAGCTCTCGCCGTACCTCGACGCCGACGAGGACGACGCCGACGAGTCGGCCGAGGAGCCGGACGGGTCCAACGCGCCCTACTACAGCGGGGCGCTCGGCCTGAGCACCCTCGTGGTCGGGAGCGCGGCCGCGGGGCTGGCGCTGCCGACGATGCTCGCGGTCACGGTCGTCGGGCTCGTCGCACTCACGCTGTTCACGATGGTCACCAACGGCGTTCTGGCGTAG
- a CDS encoding ATP-binding protein: MTTEKNAADRTTSTESDRVLLLIGHEQNRELLVDLLAASYDVVVGEGGTDVEEPFDLCIVDETLFSRCRDRLEDRKDDERTTFLPYLLVSSEESSVRNPMTWQYVDEVVTTPVAKAVLTARIDGLLERRQLSVALAREKEQSEQRFRTLFETGPDPVFVLDSGGHIRAVNEAFRTLTRLESGDVTGKRFEEIDAFPPETAATLTEPHDGNPVTVSYVTPDGETRYAEVNTAYTPENREPGEIIGVLRDVTERRRHERQLERQNRRLDEFASMLAHELRNPLGIAQMYLGMAKRGEKAAFDQITDALDRMETMIDTLLDLARRGEAVDDTKQINLGAVAEEAWRAVETTNATLNCAGGESLVADADRLGVVFENLFQNAVEHGGPEVVVEVDSYDDGFYVADDGPGIDADQQEIIFERGYSAADDRVGIGLTIVRRISEAHGWRVEVGESDTGGARFDISGVEFR, from the coding sequence ATGACGACCGAGAAGAACGCTGCCGATCGAACGACGTCGACGGAGAGCGACCGCGTCCTCTTGCTCATCGGCCACGAGCAGAACCGCGAGCTACTCGTGGACTTGCTCGCCGCGTCGTACGACGTCGTCGTCGGCGAGGGGGGTACAGACGTCGAAGAGCCCTTCGACCTCTGTATCGTCGACGAGACGCTCTTCTCCCGGTGTCGAGACCGGCTGGAAGACAGAAAAGACGACGAGAGGACCACGTTTCTGCCGTACCTGTTGGTGAGTTCCGAGGAGTCGTCGGTTCGCAACCCGATGACGTGGCAGTACGTGGACGAAGTCGTCACGACGCCGGTCGCGAAGGCGGTTCTGACGGCGCGTATCGACGGACTGCTCGAACGGCGACAGCTCTCGGTGGCGCTGGCACGCGAGAAAGAGCAGAGCGAACAGCGCTTTCGGACGCTCTTCGAGACGGGGCCGGACCCGGTCTTCGTGCTGGATTCCGGAGGCCACATTCGGGCGGTCAACGAGGCGTTTCGGACGCTGACACGCCTGGAATCGGGGGATGTTACCGGAAAGCGATTCGAGGAGATCGACGCGTTTCCCCCGGAGACGGCGGCGACGCTGACGGAGCCACACGACGGGAATCCGGTGACCGTGAGCTACGTCACGCCGGACGGCGAGACGCGGTACGCGGAGGTGAACACGGCGTACACGCCGGAAAACAGGGAACCAGGCGAGATAATCGGCGTGTTGCGAGACGTCACCGAGCGACGCCGTCACGAGCGCCAGCTCGAACGGCAGAACCGGCGGCTCGACGAGTTCGCGTCGATGTTGGCGCACGAACTGCGGAACCCGCTGGGTATCGCACAGATGTATCTCGGAATGGCGAAACGAGGGGAGAAGGCGGCCTTCGACCAGATAACCGACGCGCTCGACAGGATGGAGACGATGATCGACACGCTGCTCGACCTGGCGCGGCGCGGCGAGGCCGTCGACGACACGAAACAGATCAACCTCGGTGCCGTCGCCGAGGAAGCGTGGAGGGCCGTCGAGACGACCAACGCGACGCTGAACTGCGCGGGCGGTGAATCCCTCGTCGCGGACGCCGACCGGTTGGGCGTCGTCTTCGAGAACCTCTTCCAGAACGCCGTCGAACACGGGGGACCGGAGGTGGTGGTGGAGGTGGATAGCTACGACGACGGTTTCTACGTCGCGGACGACGGACCGGGGATCGACGCCGACCAGCAGGAGATAATCTTCGAGCGGGGATACAGCGCGGCCGACGACCGCGTCGGTATCGGGCTGACCATCGTGCGGCGGATCAGTGAGGCCCACGGGTGGCGGGTGGAGGTCGGTGAGAGCGACACCGGTGGTGCACGGTTCGACATCAGCGGCGTCGAGTTCCGCTGA
- a CDS encoding HalX domain-containing protein, translated as MPEQATVLIVDDEQPITDGYAQWISEEYAVKTAYSGTEALDKLDEEVDIVLLDRRMPDISGEEVLEVLNERGLDCRVVLVSAVEPDFDILELGFDAYLEKPVSEPEELRDAVETCLRRSEYDNQMQEFLSLASKKAALESKKSNAELDNSEEYDTLQRELLRLRAELSDTTGALDDQDLRAEFQNGRK; from the coding sequence ATGCCGGAGCAAGCGACTGTCCTGATTGTCGACGACGAGCAGCCGATTACGGACGGCTACGCTCAGTGGATCTCCGAGGAGTACGCCGTCAAGACGGCCTACAGCGGTACGGAAGCGCTCGACAAACTCGACGAAGAAGTCGACATCGTTCTGCTGGACAGACGAATGCCGGACATCTCCGGCGAGGAAGTGCTCGAGGTCCTCAACGAACGCGGCCTCGACTGTCGCGTCGTGTTGGTCTCTGCGGTCGAACCCGACTTCGACATTCTGGAACTGGGATTCGACGCCTATCTCGAGAAGCCGGTCTCCGAACCGGAGGAGCTCCGGGACGCCGTCGAGACGTGTCTCCGCCGCTCGGAGTACGACAACCAGATGCAGGAGTTCCTCTCGCTGGCGTCGAAGAAGGCGGCGCTGGAATCGAAGAAGAGCAACGCCGAACTCGACAACAGCGAGGAGTACGACACGCTCCAGCGTGAACTGCTGCGGCTTCGCGCCGAGCTGTCGGATACGACCGGTGCGCTCGACGATCAGGACCTGCGGGCCGAGTTTCAGAACGGCCGGAAGTGA
- a CDS encoding DUF7504 family protein: MTSDTIEDGRLADASNVLVLAPLTPAGNSAFLELITATSAPAETNVVAITYTQPPDTWIEDWKSQIGELPGALAFTHANGAEVTNEIESSSVSDDTSITVSKVDPREPMDIIAPVTESLTRWRNNDRQTVVSVQTLTLLLEYVDFDTAFRYLHILTHRVQNDAIGFYQMDPEVHDVETINTLKPLFDAVVEFEDGEWRVAETFAESERASTDSHAQRHDTSETEAEPESGDQGVLGAISGVLERFSGFGGSGDATASTADEPTEPTEATETAETSGPETAAEPDTPSEAVDGGASTDTAGDDSAGAEPGPDPGPESDSVSDADVTEPETSESEIEQIPDEAMMTDEDLICQLLTKYGGRMKQTDVTEETTWSKSTVSRKLSAMEEKGVITRVQVGRGNLVFLAGYEPESAKSPFLQEKSD; this comes from the coding sequence ATGACGAGTGATACGATCGAAGACGGGCGTCTCGCCGACGCCTCGAACGTGCTGGTACTCGCCCCGCTGACACCGGCGGGTAACAGCGCGTTCCTCGAACTCATAACGGCGACGAGTGCCCCCGCCGAGACGAACGTGGTGGCGATCACCTACACGCAGCCGCCGGACACCTGGATAGAAGACTGGAAGAGCCAGATCGGCGAACTGCCCGGCGCGCTCGCGTTCACCCACGCGAACGGCGCGGAGGTGACCAACGAGATCGAGAGCTCGTCGGTCAGTGACGACACGTCGATAACGGTCTCGAAAGTGGACCCGCGCGAACCGATGGACATCATCGCGCCGGTCACGGAGTCGCTGACCCGCTGGCGGAACAACGACAGACAGACCGTCGTCTCCGTCCAGACGCTCACGCTCCTCCTCGAGTACGTGGACTTCGACACGGCGTTTCGCTATCTCCACATCCTCACCCATCGGGTCCAGAACGACGCCATCGGGTTCTACCAGATGGACCCGGAGGTCCACGACGTAGAGACGATCAACACGCTCAAGCCGCTGTTCGACGCGGTCGTCGAGTTCGAAGACGGCGAGTGGCGCGTCGCCGAGACGTTCGCCGAGAGCGAGCGCGCCTCGACGGACAGTCACGCGCAGCGCCACGACACGTCCGAGACCGAGGCGGAACCCGAATCCGGAGACCAAGGGGTTCTCGGGGCCATCAGCGGCGTCCTCGAGCGCTTCTCCGGATTCGGCGGGTCGGGCGACGCGACCGCGTCGACTGCGGACGAACCGACCGAACCGACTGAGGCGACAGAGACGGCCGAGACGAGCGGTCCGGAAACCGCCGCGGAACCGGACACCCCTTCGGAGGCGGTCGACGGGGGCGCGTCGACCGATACCGCCGGCGACGATTCGGCAGGGGCGGAACCCGGACCCGATCCCGGTCCCGAATCCGATTCGGTCTCCGACGCGGACGTCACCGAACCCGAGACGAGCGAGTCGGAGATCGAGCAGATCCCCGACGAGGCGATGATGACCGACGAGGACCTCATCTGCCAGCTGCTCACCAAGTACGGGGGACGGATGAAACAGACCGACGTCACCGAGGAGACGACGTGGTCGAAGTCCACGGTGAGCCGAAAGCTCTCCGCGATGGAGGAGAAGGGGGTCATCACTCGGGTGCAGGTCGGCCGCGGGAACCTCGTCTTCCTCGCGGGCTACGAGCCGGAGTCCGCGAAGTCGCCGTTCCTACAGGAGAAATCCGACTGA